The Sus scrofa isolate TJ Tabasco breed Duroc chromosome 6, Sscrofa11.1, whole genome shotgun sequence region GCTGCCTTTCTATACTGATACCATGAAGTTAGACCATCCTGAGATCCTACTAGGATGGTGTGGGCCTCACATGTGGGGAGGTAGACATTTGCCCCCCTAGTTATTTCATTTCACTAGGCCCACGTCTCCCTGGTGGCTTCTCCAGAAGGAACACCTTCACCGGGAATTGATCTCCCCACCCATGCGTCTGCATGAGAAGCCCAGCCCTGGGgttgctcctcctcctctgtcctcctcccctgccccaccatcTGAGGCCTTGGCCTCCATTCTCAGcgccccccggcccccagcccatAGGAAGCCTCTATCTTTGGAGTCTTCACCCCTGGAGAGATGCAGGCAAGACTCGGGTCTGACCGCATGCTCCATCCTCGGGATTGTGGGCTGGGGGCCCTCTCTGTCTGCCCTTCCTGGCTTGGCCATCAGTCCCTTCCCCGACCCCGAGTCAGGGGTGGATCCAGGAGGAGGAATGTGTCCTTCCTGGCAGGCACCCTGTGGGGCTGCCAAGCCGTCCAGGCTGGGTCCAGATCCTGGGATTCTGgcatccccccccccactcagaccctccctctccccacccctcaggaTCATCTTCTCCACACCCCTGGCCATCATCGCCTACTTCCTCATCTGGTTCGTGCCTGACTTCAAGCAGGGCCAGGCCCTGTGGTACTTGCTTTTCTACTGCCTCTTTGAGACACTGGTCACGGTGAGTGTGGGCACGTCCCCTGGGTGTCTCggagggctgtggggaggggcagtCCCTGGGGCCTCCGGGTTGGTGCCCGAAGCCACATTTGTCTGTCCATCATCTGACTGGCCGAGGGCCTCTCTTCCATGCCAGTGTTTCCACGTTCCCTACTCAGCTCTCACCATGTTCATCAGCACGGAGCAGAGCGAGCGGGATTCTGCCACTGCGTATCGTAAGTTTCCCCAGGGCACTGAACCCACCCACCAGGGACCCGGGGTCCCCCACTCCCTGATCCTCCTACCACATTTCTTCCCTTGGGCGCCCAACTCTCTGCTCTTGAGAGGAGCTGAGAAACCATCCTAAAAATCACCTGGTCCCATTATTGCTCTGGTAAGACCCAGAGAGATGCAGGGACGAGGCAGAGGTCACACAGCGAGGCTGTGAATTGAGGCCCCGCTCGTCTACCTGACGCCGCTCCCATCACCTGGGGTTAGACCTGGGCTTCAGTCCATCTGATATTCCTCCCTAGGGGCCCCCAAGCCACACAGCCCCTCTCAaggacttcctttttctttttcccactcaGGGATGACCGTGGAGGTATTAGGGACAGTGCTGGGCACGGCCATCCAGGGGCAGATCGTGGGCCAAGCAGATACGCCTTGTATCCAGGATGTTAATGCTTCTACAGTAGCCTCGGAAGGTGTCAATCTCACACAGAGTGCCACCTCGCTCAAAGAAACGGTGAGGCCCTAGCATGGCTGGGATCCAGGGAAGATGAGGAAAGATGGGGTGGTTTGCAGTCAATCCTGAAAACAGTAACAATGACTAGTGTTTGTAAATGTTGAGCATTTGATAAATAAGTCTTACTTTAAGATgcccctttgggagttcctgttgtggctcattgctaacaaacccgaccagtatccatgggaatgcgggttcgatccctggccttgctcagtgggttaaggatccaggattgctgtgagctgtggtgtaggtcacagacgcggctcggatctggtgatgctgtggctgtggcttaggccagcagctgcagctctgattcgacccctagcctgagaacttccatatgctgcacgtgtggccctgaaaaaaaaaaaaaaaaaaaagccttctttgCAGATAAGGAACTGAAGCACAAGAGAGGCGAAATAATTTGTTCAGGGTAATCGAGTTAGTGAGTTGCAAAAACTAGATTTGGGGGGATTCGAATTGGAGGCTCTTGGCCTCCACAGCCTGGTCTTCTTAGCCTTTTGTTCATCCAGACTTTGCCCAGCCTTGGGAAGCAGCAGCAGACCCAGGCtgattcccatttcacagatgaagacagGGAGGCCCCTGCAGAAGGGACTGGTCCAAGGTCATTAAGTAGAGCTGCTGGAGGCCGGGATGAGATCAGACTGACTTTTCCTCTATGTTACCTTCACCCTCTGTAGCAAAATGCATACCTGCTGGCGGCAGGGGTCATTGCCTCCATCTATGTCATCTGTGCCATCATCCTGATCCTGGGCGTGCGGGAGCAGAGAGGTGAGGGGTCCTGGTGAGGGGTGCAGGCCCTGGCTTGGAGTGGGTTTGTCCCTTTGCCTGGGCCTCAGGCTCTGGGAGGGGCCTCTGCTCCTGCCTCATCTGTCCCCTCTGTCCCCCAGAACCATACGAGACTCAGCAGACCAAGCCGATGTCCTTCTTTCCGGGCCTCCGGCTGGTCATGAGCCATGGCCCCTACATCAAGCTTATTGCCGGCTTCCTCTTTACCTCCTTGGCTTTCATGGTGAGTGGTGCCCTGATGTGCTCAGCCTGATGGGGGTGTGAGGTGAGGGCGGGGTAGGCCACCCATTCGGGATGTGATGAAGCCTGAGGGACCAGTgaactgggggagggagggatgagcaGAGGTCCCTAGAGCATGGGACATGTCTTGGGGAGCCTCAACCCCAGCATCACCTCTTTTCTTGCCTTGCCTTCCCTGTCCCCCCAGCTGGTGGAGGGGAACTTCGCCCTGTTCTGCACATACACCTTGGGCTTTCGCAATGAATTCCAGAATCTGCTCCTGGCCATCATGGTGCGTGTGGGGCCCCGAGGGTGGGTGAAATGGCTTGGGCTTCCAGATGGGTTCTTTGGATAGGCGGAGGGCATTTCCCAGACTGACCCAAGGCCATGAGGGATGAGGGAGGCTTCTCAGAACATTTGGATCTGACCAACAATTGCTTAGGTAGGACTGTAAAGGGAAGAGTTTGGGTCCATAAATCAAATCtatatgttgtacaccttaaactagtCCCATGTcacatgtcaattacatctcaatagcACTAGCGGgggagagcttggggttagttGTTCAAGTAGAGAGCACAGCAAAAGCAAAGGCATGGAGCTCCACGTTGAGAGGAGGTGGGAGATCAGACTGGGACTCAGCTCCCTGGAGAGGCTGTCAATATGCTCAGGGTCCAGGTGACGTCATCTGGCTGCTCTTGAGCAGGGCTGGGAGCCCCTTTAGAGTCCCGGCAAGGGCAGGAGGGATTCCATGGCTCTCACCGGCTTCCCTCACCCCCTTTGCCCATCCACAGCTCTCAGCCACAATCACCATTCCCATCTGGCAGTGGTTCCTAACCCGGTTTGGCAAGAAGATGGCTGTGTACATCGGGATCTCAGTGAGTCGAGCTAAAGGGAAGGGGCCTGGGCTGACGTGGGGGTTACTACTGATGGGAGCCTCCCAGCTGACTCATCTTTCTACACCTGCTACCCCTAGTCAGCAGTGCCATTTCTCATCTTGGTGGCCCTCATGGAAAGTAACCTGATCGTCACATACGTGGTAGCAGTAGCAGCCGGCATCAGCGTAGCAGCTGCTTTCTTACTACCCTGGTAAGTATATGGGCCAGCCTGGGTATGCTTCCCAGCCTccccccatcctcacccccaTTCTGAAGCTCCTTAGGGAGAATCCTGTGGGGGCTTCTTTTCCTGCAGATGGGTCCAGGTTGGGGCAGGGCTTCCCAGGACAGTGGtacaggttgtgcactgcacaagaGGACCTCGTCAGGGTGGGAAATGGGGGCTCAAGTTGAGCCTGTCCTCTACTTGCCCAGCTGAACAATTAGACTTGGGGCTACTTCATCTTGGAGGaaggggcctttttttttttttttaattcacacgAAGTTACCACCTTCTCACTCAACTGTGTGTGCTGTGGGACTGCAAACTCCCAGAGGACCGCTGCTTTTGACAAGCACCACGTGGGCTGGCAGGGGCCTAGGGTTGCCAGGCGGGAGGGTCCTCATGGCTGCCGCCTCTCTGTACAGGTCCATGCTCCCCGACGTCATTGACGACTTCCACCTGAAGCAGCCCCACATCCACGGGACGGAGCCCATCTTCTTCTCCTTCTACGTCTTCTTTACCAAGTTTGCCTCTGGAGTCTCCCTGGGCATCTCCACCCTCAGCCTGGAGTGAGTGGTGTGGGGGTCTGGGCAGTGCTGGGCATGGCTAGGTCCCAGGTGCCTCATCCTCACCACTTCCCTACCCCTGGGTCCCACAGCTTCACTGGGTACCAGACCCGAGGCTGCTCCCAGCCGGCACGGGTCAAGTTCACGCTGAAGATGCTGGTGACCATGGCTCCCATAGTCCTCATCCTGCTGGGCCTGTTGCTCTTCAAGCTGTACCCCATTGATGAGGAGAAGCGGCGGCAGAACAAGAAGGCCCTGCAGGCTCTGAGGTAAGAGAGACGCGGGGACAGGGAGGTGCAGAGGGGACATCATCCCGTCGAAGCCCTTGACTAGTGCTTCCTGGGGCCAAGCCCAGATTTCCCGCCCTCGAcagctcctcctctgccctctccccctgCAGTGGCCGTTGACATTTCTGGCACACTGAACTGCCTGTCTGTGCTGAATGgttttacatttgttttcattcaacAAGTAGGTATggcgagttcccgttgtgactcagcagattaagaacccgacatagcgttcatgaggatgcgggtttcgtccctggcttcgctcagggggttaaagatctggtgttcccctggctgtagctgtggcataggccagtagctgctgctccgattcagcccctagcccgggaacttccatatgctgcaagtgtggccataaaaaaaaaaaaaaaaaaaaaaaaaaaaaaaatcactgtgaatTGATCACTTACAAAATTATCCTTACTcaagataacatgaaaaaaagaaggtatgtatGTGAATGCCTGGGTCACTTGGCTgcacagcaggaattggcaccacactgtaaatcgGCTGTACCAGGAAGAGtgataagtggcagagctgaggtttGAGCCCTTGgtgttatctttttttgtttttttttgtctttttgtctttttagggcctcacctgcagcatatggaggttcccaggctaggggtctaatcggagctgtgcaccagagccatagcaccagagccatagcaatgccctatccaagccacatctgtgacctacaccacagctcatggcaacaccggatccttaacccactgagcaaggtcagggattgaacccacaacctcatggttcctagtcagattcgtttcccctgcgccacgacaggaactccccttggtTTTGACTCACTGCTCTTCTGGCATGCAGGACCTCAGGTGTGCAGACCAGAGGGCAGGGTGGAGTAAGTGGTGCCAGCCCATCAGCCCACCCAGGCCTGGGTGTAGTGCTGGGACTTGGGTTCCCTGTGGGCAGCAAGAACAGCAAACAATCCTACAAGCAGTTTCTGGGCTGAGAGTGGGCGTGAACAAACTGTGTGCTGTGATTAGGATTAGATGCCTATTGGCTGAGACCACAGAGCCGGGGATCCCTCAGGGAACAAGCTGGTGGGAGGGGATGCTTTTTCCAACCCGTCTCCTCTGGTTCTTGCAGGGAAGAGgccagcagctcaggctgctctGAAACAGACTCTACAGAACTGGCCAGCATCCTCTAGGGCCTGCTGGGTGACCTGAAGCCACCACGCCCAGGGTCTGGGTTACCAGGCCGCACGAGGAGTCCCGGCCTACTTGCCTGCTCACTGACCAGCTGGTCTCCAGATGCCAGGAAGGGAACCAAAGACTCACAAGAAAGTGACCCAGGACACCTGTGCCCACAATGGGGGCATGCTCTTCATAGGGCCACCTGCCCATGGGGCTGAGCCCAGGGGCTGCTACTGTGAATATGCCAAGGACTGATCGGGCCTAGCCCGGAACACTAAATGTAGAAACCTTTTATACAGAGACTAATTAATAACTTAATGACTGTGTACATAGcaatgtatgtttatgtatatatgtctgtgagctattaatgttattaattttcataaaagcTAGAAAGCTGcctgtttctgtctttgtccTTGGCTACTCACTGAGCCGTTCTGTACCAAGACTCAGATTGAGAGGGAGGACAGCTGCAGGTGCCCCGGGGTGCAAGAATGTATGTGGAGGGGGTGATAACATCAGCTAAGCTTTACTAAACACCTGCGTGTGCCAGGCCCCGTGTGAAAGCTTTCTGCTCACTTTGCTGGTGTTCTCACTTAAATCCCAGAAACCATCGGGCTGAGTCAGgatcatccccattttaaagatgaggaaactgagcccccCGTGTGTTGAGAAGGGATGTGGCTAAGCTCACGCAGCCAAGAATGACCTCACTGGAATAACATCCCAGGTCTATGAGACTCCGATGCCTTAGCCACCACCCACTGCTCCCCTGCGTGTGAGAACAACCAGTTGGCTCTGCCCAGGCCTGTGTGCTGTGCTTCCCGCCCTGTGCGTGCCTGAGCAATGGGGCTGGCTGTGCTAGGGCAGACTCCATGACTGGGGCCCTCTGGGGTCCCCAGAGGCCTGGGATTCTTTCTCCACCACTGAGAATGACAGCATTGGAAGGCAAGAATGTGCCCAGCTGGGAGTGTGTGTGGGTTGAGGGGAGGGGGTCTCACCACTGGTGGCAGGGAGCAGGGTGGTAGGAAGGCCTTGCTTGTAGCATTCACCTATTTCCATGGTGTAAACACTCCACCCACTTTCCAGTTACCAACGGTTGTGCTGTCCTGCAAAATTACTAAATTTGCAATAATTGGCTCTCACAAGCTGGTAAGAGCTTGCCCTAGCAAGTTCTAAGGTTTCATACACTTAGGCCAAGCTCCAAAATTCAGGAAGGCAACCTTGGCAGGATCAGAGGCTGCCAGTCCAACCTCTACATTATATTATATAGCTGGATAAATGAGGTATGGAAAAGGGACATGTTTAGATGAGTtatgcttagtttttgttttttgtttgtttgttttttgctttttagggccacacccacaggacatggaagttcccaggctagggattaaatagagctatagccaccagtctacaccagagccacagcaatgcaggctccgagtccgagtctgtgacctacaccacagctcacagcaacaccagatccttaacccactgagcggggccagggatggaacccatatcctcgtggatactagtccggggtttgctaccactgagccacaacaggaactcctagccttggTTTTTACTTTGGGTATCTGGCTCCCCatgccccctttttttggccaccctgcagtatATAgatttcccagcccagggatcagatccaagctgcagttgtgacttatgccatagctgtggcaatgttggatcgtttaacccactgtgcctggccaggtatggaacctgcatcctggtggcagcagagatgccgctgatcctgttgcgccataGCCGATCTCCAGGGCTCCACATTTCAGATGAAGTTCTGCccaactgctctttttttttttttttttttttttaagggccgtacctgtgtcatatgaaagttcccaggctaggggtccaagcggagctgcagctagacctacaccacagccacagcaatgccagatccttaacctaccaagcgaggccaggggttgaacctacattctcatggatactagtcagttttgttaccactgagccacagtgagaaccccCCAACCACTTTTATAATTataagtgttggagttcccattgtggagcagcagaaacaaatccgactaggaaccatgaggttgcagggtcgatccttggcctcgttcagtggcttaaggatctggtgttgctgtgagctttggtgtaggtcgcagactcagcccagatcctgtgttgctgtggctgtggcgttggctggcaggtgtagctccgatttgacccctagcctgggaacttccatgggccacaggtgtggccctaaaaacaaaacaaaacaaaaagcctaaaaaaaacaaaaagaaaaaacttataaGTGTTAATAACAGGCACCATTACACATGCTTAACAAATATCAATTTAATTAGTCCTCATAACTTCCCTGAGTTAGGTACATAGTTaactcccattttgcagataagaaaattcAGCCACAGAAAGTTAGCTGATATTTGAAGCAAAGCTATCTGGCTTAGGACCTGTGCTCTTGACCACTGCTTTAGGCTATTACGTGAACCAACATTTTCGCCACTGCCACACCAGGTCCAGAtgcttttggagctgccctcaGGGTCAGAGTCTTCCTTAGTAGAGCAGGAGCCCTGGGCTCTGGTCTGACCTCCATAGCTGGAGCATTCAAGAATCCCAAGATGATCTCCGCAAGAGGCCCACTCacacctcccttctccctccattCTGATCAATAACCACCAAATCCGgtctttaaaagagaaagattatttttagtttcctaaaCCACCCAAGcttgcttcttttccttccctgcaaTTACTTCTCAGGTCTTATCTTCTCTCACCTAAATGATTATACCAGTGTCCTTACTGGCCTCTGTCTGATTTGATCTCCTCAATCAGATTTGATTCCTTCTGCAAGCAAT contains the following coding sequences:
- the MFSD2A gene encoding sodium-dependent lysophosphatidylcholine symporter 1 isoform X2; translation: MAKGEGAESGSAAGLLPTGILQAGERPVQKEPKKQKQLSVCNKLCYAVGGAPYQVTGCALGFFLQIYLLDVAQVDPFSASIILFVGRAWDAITDPLVGFCISKSSWTRLGRLMPWIIFSTPLAIIAYFLIWFVPDFKQGQALWYLLFYCLFETLVTCFHVPYSALTMFISTEQSERDSATAYRMTVEVLGTVLGTAIQGQIVGQADTPCIQDVNASTVASEGVNLTQSATSLKETQNAYLLAAGVIASIYVICAIILILGVREQREPYETQQTKPMSFFPGLRLVMSHGPYIKLIAGFLFTSLAFMLVEGNFALFCTYTLGFRNEFQNLLLAIMLSATITIPIWQWFLTRFGKKMAVYIGISSAVPFLILVALMESNLIVTYVVAVAAGISVAAAFLLPWSMLPDVIDDFHLKQPHIHGTEPIFFSFYVFFTKFASGVSLGISTLSLDFTGYQTRGCSQPARVKFTLKMLVTMAPIVLILLGLLLFKLYPIDEEKRRQNKKALQALREEASSSGCSETDSTELASIL
- the MFSD2A gene encoding sodium-dependent lysophosphatidylcholine symporter 1 isoform X1, which produces MAKGEGAESGSAAGLLPTGILQAGERPVQVKKEPKKQKQLSVCNKLCYAVGGAPYQVTGCALGFFLQIYLLDVAQVDPFSASIILFVGRAWDAITDPLVGFCISKSSWTRLGRLMPWIIFSTPLAIIAYFLIWFVPDFKQGQALWYLLFYCLFETLVTCFHVPYSALTMFISTEQSERDSATAYRMTVEVLGTVLGTAIQGQIVGQADTPCIQDVNASTVASEGVNLTQSATSLKETQNAYLLAAGVIASIYVICAIILILGVREQREPYETQQTKPMSFFPGLRLVMSHGPYIKLIAGFLFTSLAFMLVEGNFALFCTYTLGFRNEFQNLLLAIMLSATITIPIWQWFLTRFGKKMAVYIGISSAVPFLILVALMESNLIVTYVVAVAAGISVAAAFLLPWSMLPDVIDDFHLKQPHIHGTEPIFFSFYVFFTKFASGVSLGISTLSLDFTGYQTRGCSQPARVKFTLKMLVTMAPIVLILLGLLLFKLYPIDEEKRRQNKKALQALREEASSSGCSETDSTELASIL